One region of Oncorhynchus keta strain PuntledgeMale-10-30-2019 chromosome 24, Oket_V2, whole genome shotgun sequence genomic DNA includes:
- the hcrtr2 gene encoding orexin receptor type 2: MSGITVNSDCGECSPPSHEPCTTELHPYSSIDDDDELLKYIWREYLHPKQYEWVLIVGYIIVFFVSLIGNTLVCFAVWKNHHMRTVTNCFIVNLSFADVLVTITCLPASLVVDITETWFFGNTLCKILPYLQTISVSVSVLTLSCIALDRWYAICHPLMFKSTARRARKSILLIWGVSCIIMIPQAIVMECSSLLPELTNKTSLFTVCEERWGADVYPKVYHTCFFMVTYFAPLCLMVLAYIQICHKLWCQQIPGTSSVLQRKRTPLQGSTYSPGPGESARVRTSTVSAEIKQVRARRKTARMLMVVLFVFALCYLPISVLNIMKRVFGTFQYTNSRETVYAWFTFSHWLIYANSAANPIIYNFLSGKFRAEFKAAFSCRSFGRCQNQTEGIRRRINTDSRKSLSTQVNNMDNVSRISDHVV; the protein is encoded by the exons ATGTCGGGGATCACAGTGAATTCGGATTGTGGAGAATGTTCACCCCCTTCGCATGAGCCTTGCACCACGGAATTACACCCATACTCTAGCATCGATGACGATGATGAACTTCTGAAGTATATTTGGAGGGAATATTTGCATCCTAAGCAATATGAATGGGTTCTTATTGTAGGATACATAATAGTTTTTTTTGTTTCTCTCATTGGAAACACACTAG TTTGTTTTGCAGTGTGGAAAAACCATCACATGCGCACAGTGACCAACTGTTTCATTGTGAATCTCTCCTTTGCTGATGTCCTGGTCACCATCACCTGTCTCCCGGCAAGTCTTGTGGTAGACATTACAGAAACATGGTTCTTTGGAAACACTCTTTGTAAAATACTGCCTTACTTACAG ACAATCTCCGTATCTGTGTCAGTCTTGACTCTGAGCTGCATTGCTCTCGACCGCTGGTACGCAATCTGCCACCCGCTGATGTTCAAAAGCACGGCCAGGCGTGCCCGCAAGAGTATCCTCCTCATCTGGGGGGTTTCCTGTATCATCATGATCCCCCAGGCCATCGTGATGGAGTGCAGCAGCCTGCTCCCTGAGCTCACCAACAAAACCAGCCTTTTCACTGTGTGTGAAGAGCGCTGGGGAG CTGATGTCTACCCCAAGGTGTATCACACCTGTTTCTTCATGGTCACATACTTCGCTCCCCTCTGTCTGATGGTTCTGGCATACATCCAGATATGTCATAAACTGTGGTGTCAACAG ATTCCCGGGACGTCATCTGTGCTACAGAGGAAGCGGACGCCCCTCCAGGGTTCCACTTATTCTCCAGGTCCTGGGGAGTCAGCCAGAGTCCGGACCAGCACAGTGTCCGCTGAGATCAAACAGGTCCGGGCCCGCAGGAAGACAGCCCGCATGCTGATGGTGGTCCTCTTTGTCTTTGCCCTCTGCTACCTGCCCATCAGCGTACTCAACATCATGAAAAG AGTGTTTGGGACGTTTCAGTACACAAACAGCAGAGAGACTGTATACGCCTGGTTCACGTTCTCACATTGGCTGATATATGCCAACAGTGCTGCAAATCCAATCATCTATAACTTTTTAAGTG GGAAGTTTCGAGCGGAATTCAAAGCAGCATTTTCCTGTCGCTCTTTTGGCCGATGTCAGAACCAAACAGAGGGCATAAGGAGAAGAATAAACACCGACAGCCGTAAATCCTTGTCCACTCAAGTCAACAACATGGACAATGTCTCACGGATATCTGACCATGTGGTTTAA
- the gfral gene encoding GDNF family receptor alpha-like isoform X1 — protein sequence MQRTTGVKTAAVIVVLVYQMTSIKISSRSTGCFAFMEACISESAFCEKSSLRNICHPKDGSCQIKVSKVCNMTIHSILDQYPTVRGCLCAWEEPCTSLELLTSQCLPETDGQALSSSVSPRWNPMKEQPITTRDSCLSALHSCQKSHHCALVYKKLKDSCQKGKKQCNSPSSQRHCLSLWMELQSTSLSNCTCALSRRKCQGIWSVVNNNSCIQNALEALASTGLHDLKDRSNTRKKLTVHIAQQKKSSTVDWKSSSLKEYVHDIDGSCLQQMTICLHDDVCNRQMVPLVQTCLAKQCNSTHCRQVTQQLYAGLPYNIAEMFVLCECDPGDPDCLHMKEGLHSGTCGEHLEEARTQICLEIFDNCLGEALCRNRLEALLSNCWDTEDTPCSDFAMDECTSLLDPALILGGDAKCRMALIATMGTTLQHPCTCGGLHSKDLYKCNMMREVLHNRTHFMSPVKKESTPYVPPPMTESESGYEWLSDQLLNVFAYILLVAVVLLGVMIVLHIRKHKGNKKPQFHPPDKNCVVIF from the exons ATGCAGCGAACGACAGGTGTGAAAACCGCGGCGGTAATTG TCGTTCTTGTTTACCAGATGACCAGCATCAAGATTTCATCCAGATCCACAGGCTGTTTTGCCTTTATGGAGGCATGCATATCAGAGTCGGCTTTCTGTGAGAAATCCTCTCTCAGAAACATATGTCATCCTAAAG ATGGAAGTTGCCAAATAAAAGTCTCAAAGGTCTGTAACATGACCATCCACTCCATTCTTGACCAATATCCTACAGTGAGAGGGTGTCTGTGTGCATGGGAGGAGCCCTGTACCTCTCTGGAACTACTCACTTCACAATGCCTCCCTGAGACAG ATGGTCAAGCCCTGAGCAGCTCTGTTAGCCCCCGCTGGAATCCTATGAAGGAACAACCAATAACCACCAGAGATAGCTGTCTCTCTGCTCTTCATAGTTGCCAGAAGTCCCACCACTGTGCATTAGTGTATAAGAAGTTGAAGGACTCATGCCAGAAAGGAAAAAAACAGTGCAACTCTCCAAGCTCTCAGCGCCACTGTCTGTCATTGTGGATGGAACTCCAGAGCACCTCTCTGTCTAATTGTACATGCGCCCTGAGCAGAAGAAAGTGCCAAGGGATATGGAGTGTCGTGAACAACAACTCCTGCATTCAGAATGCACTGGAGGCATTGGCTTCAACGGGTCTACATGATTTAAAGGACAGGTCAAATACAAGAAAGAAGTTAACTG TCCATATAGCACAACAGAAGAAGAGTTCAACTGTGGATTGGAAAAGTAGCAGTCTGAAAGAATACG TTCATGACATTGATGGGTCCTGTTTGCAACAGATGACAATCTGCCTCCATGATGATGTCTGCAACAGGCAGATGGTTCCTCTTGTGCAGACGTGTTTGGCAAAGCAATGCAACAGCACTCACTGTCGACAGGTCACTCAACAGCTCTACGCTGGTCTGCCATACAACATCGCAGAGATGTTCGTCCTCTGTGAATGTGACCCAGGCGATCCGGACTGTCTGCATATGAAGGAGGGTCTGCACAGTGGCACATGTGGAGAACATTTGGAGGAGGCCAGGACCCAAATCTGTCTCGAAATCTTTGACAACTGCCTGGGGGAGGCGCTCTGCAG GAACCGTTTAGAAGCTCTCCTATCAAACTGCTGGGACACTGAAGACACACCATGCAGTGATTTTGCTATGGATGAATGCACTAGTCTTCTGGATCCTGCTCTTATCCTTGGAGGAGATGCAAAGTGCAGAATGGCTTTGATTGCTACCATGGGAACAACACTTCAGCATCCCTGTACATGTGGTGGACTTCACAGCAAAGACCTATACAAGTGCAACATGATGCGTGAAGTACTTCACAACCGAACGCATTTTA tGTCACCAGTGAAGAAAGAAAGTACTCCTTATGTGCCACCTCCAATGACTGAATCAGAATCAGGATACGAATGGTTGAGTG ATCAGCTGTTGAATGTTTTTGCATACATACTGCTTGTTGCAGTAGTACTGTTGGGAGTCATGATTGTTCTTCACATACG GAAGCACAAAGGGAACAAAAAGCCTCAATTTCACCCTCCTGATAAAAATTGTGTTGTAATTTTCTGA
- the gfral gene encoding GDNF family receptor alpha-like isoform X2, producing MTSIKISSRSTGCFAFMEACISESAFCEKSSLRNICHPKDGSCQIKVSKVCNMTIHSILDQYPTVRGCLCAWEEPCTSLELLTSQCLPETDGQALSSSVSPRWNPMKEQPITTRDSCLSALHSCQKSHHCALVYKKLKDSCQKGKKQCNSPSSQRHCLSLWMELQSTSLSNCTCALSRRKCQGIWSVVNNNSCIQNALEALASTGLHDLKDRSNTRKKLTVHIAQQKKSSTVDWKSSSLKEYVHDIDGSCLQQMTICLHDDVCNRQMVPLVQTCLAKQCNSTHCRQVTQQLYAGLPYNIAEMFVLCECDPGDPDCLHMKEGLHSGTCGEHLEEARTQICLEIFDNCLGEALCRNRLEALLSNCWDTEDTPCSDFAMDECTSLLDPALILGGDAKCRMALIATMGTTLQHPCTCGGLHSKDLYKCNMMREVLHNRTHFMSPVKKESTPYVPPPMTESESGYEWLSDQLLNVFAYILLVAVVLLGVMIVLHIRKHKGNKKPQFHPPDKNCVVIF from the exons ATGACCAGCATCAAGATTTCATCCAGATCCACAGGCTGTTTTGCCTTTATGGAGGCATGCATATCAGAGTCGGCTTTCTGTGAGAAATCCTCTCTCAGAAACATATGTCATCCTAAAG ATGGAAGTTGCCAAATAAAAGTCTCAAAGGTCTGTAACATGACCATCCACTCCATTCTTGACCAATATCCTACAGTGAGAGGGTGTCTGTGTGCATGGGAGGAGCCCTGTACCTCTCTGGAACTACTCACTTCACAATGCCTCCCTGAGACAG ATGGTCAAGCCCTGAGCAGCTCTGTTAGCCCCCGCTGGAATCCTATGAAGGAACAACCAATAACCACCAGAGATAGCTGTCTCTCTGCTCTTCATAGTTGCCAGAAGTCCCACCACTGTGCATTAGTGTATAAGAAGTTGAAGGACTCATGCCAGAAAGGAAAAAAACAGTGCAACTCTCCAAGCTCTCAGCGCCACTGTCTGTCATTGTGGATGGAACTCCAGAGCACCTCTCTGTCTAATTGTACATGCGCCCTGAGCAGAAGAAAGTGCCAAGGGATATGGAGTGTCGTGAACAACAACTCCTGCATTCAGAATGCACTGGAGGCATTGGCTTCAACGGGTCTACATGATTTAAAGGACAGGTCAAATACAAGAAAGAAGTTAACTG TCCATATAGCACAACAGAAGAAGAGTTCAACTGTGGATTGGAAAAGTAGCAGTCTGAAAGAATACG TTCATGACATTGATGGGTCCTGTTTGCAACAGATGACAATCTGCCTCCATGATGATGTCTGCAACAGGCAGATGGTTCCTCTTGTGCAGACGTGTTTGGCAAAGCAATGCAACAGCACTCACTGTCGACAGGTCACTCAACAGCTCTACGCTGGTCTGCCATACAACATCGCAGAGATGTTCGTCCTCTGTGAATGTGACCCAGGCGATCCGGACTGTCTGCATATGAAGGAGGGTCTGCACAGTGGCACATGTGGAGAACATTTGGAGGAGGCCAGGACCCAAATCTGTCTCGAAATCTTTGACAACTGCCTGGGGGAGGCGCTCTGCAG GAACCGTTTAGAAGCTCTCCTATCAAACTGCTGGGACACTGAAGACACACCATGCAGTGATTTTGCTATGGATGAATGCACTAGTCTTCTGGATCCTGCTCTTATCCTTGGAGGAGATGCAAAGTGCAGAATGGCTTTGATTGCTACCATGGGAACAACACTTCAGCATCCCTGTACATGTGGTGGACTTCACAGCAAAGACCTATACAAGTGCAACATGATGCGTGAAGTACTTCACAACCGAACGCATTTTA tGTCACCAGTGAAGAAAGAAAGTACTCCTTATGTGCCACCTCCAATGACTGAATCAGAATCAGGATACGAATGGTTGAGTG ATCAGCTGTTGAATGTTTTTGCATACATACTGCTTGTTGCAGTAGTACTGTTGGGAGTCATGATTGTTCTTCACATACG GAAGCACAAAGGGAACAAAAAGCCTCAATTTCACCCTCCTGATAAAAATTGTGTTGTAATTTTCTGA